A stretch of the Polyangiaceae bacterium genome encodes the following:
- a CDS encoding TonB-dependent receptor gives MGPEGPLPAKIRAVIRFLPVRPAAKAPAKAHSHGAEAPAHAHPHEHEHGHAHDHPQAAEGEAETAPESEAGVYVRAATPPRTASAVERDRRVLRAAPHRTASDLLLTVPGTFVTQHSGEGKAHQIFFRGFDAVHGQDIEFWVGGAPVNEVSNVHGQGYADLHFVMPEVVTRVTALPGPYSPEQGDFAVAGSMDFELGYDEPGFTLSGTLGSYGARRAFLAYHPKDAPTETFGAFETYESDGFGVGRAAQRASAIAQIVHPLHDDIELRLLASTYASRFGSAGVLRVDDVESGRKDRFDSYDTAQGGRSGRTQVVADLRGAVDNWHFHFGPYAISRSLELDHNFTGFLEDPVNGDSTQQLNDARTLGFRASLRRQIKLLNEHDSITVGIAGRDDSIEQSDRLLSQVTREVTASIIDSEVHTQSVSGYVDLSVRPISRVVVRGGGRWDALSFGITDHLRNDQTRSAQGTHFGKKGTIDVAVLPGLHALLSYGEGFRSPQARSLGAGERTPFTEVSSYELGVRYVDAKRIRASIAAFHTDLSDDVVFLESVARNEPVPATQRNGAVIDFTAEPTPWFTSSFGATYTRATFTESGGDYLEGALVPFVPQVVVRDDLAVKPTLGKLWGRSLVGSFGVGMTYLYRRPIPYGELGTNVFLMDARVAARLKEVELSLESFNLLDTDWNDGEFVYPSNFNQGASPSLLPVRHISAGAPRTLMATLTLFI, from the coding sequence ATGGGTCCCGAGGGGCCGCTACCCGCGAAAATCCGTGCGGTAATTCGATTTCTTCCAGTACGACCTGCCGCGAAGGCACCCGCGAAAGCCCACTCCCACGGCGCGGAGGCGCCAGCGCACGCGCACCCCCACGAGCATGAGCACGGGCATGCCCATGACCACCCGCAAGCAGCCGAGGGCGAGGCGGAAACGGCGCCCGAGAGCGAGGCGGGAGTCTACGTCCGCGCCGCAACGCCACCGCGCACCGCAAGCGCCGTAGAGCGGGATCGGCGGGTGCTGCGCGCGGCGCCGCACCGCACCGCGAGCGACCTATTGCTGACGGTGCCCGGCACCTTCGTCACTCAGCACAGCGGCGAAGGCAAAGCTCATCAGATCTTCTTCCGCGGCTTCGACGCAGTGCACGGCCAAGACATCGAGTTCTGGGTCGGCGGCGCGCCGGTGAATGAAGTCAGCAACGTCCACGGCCAGGGCTACGCCGACTTGCACTTCGTGATGCCCGAGGTCGTGACGCGGGTGACGGCGCTACCCGGTCCCTACTCGCCAGAGCAAGGCGACTTCGCGGTTGCCGGCAGCATGGACTTCGAGCTGGGCTACGACGAGCCGGGCTTCACCTTGAGCGGCACGCTGGGGAGCTACGGCGCGCGGCGCGCCTTCCTCGCCTATCACCCGAAGGACGCGCCCACGGAGACGTTCGGCGCCTTCGAGACCTACGAGAGTGATGGCTTCGGCGTGGGGCGTGCGGCGCAACGCGCCTCGGCCATTGCTCAAATCGTGCATCCACTGCACGACGACATCGAGCTGCGTTTGCTGGCGAGCACCTACGCCTCACGCTTTGGCTCCGCGGGCGTGCTGCGGGTGGACGATGTGGAGAGCGGCCGTAAGGACCGCTTCGACAGCTACGATACGGCGCAGGGTGGCCGCAGCGGCCGAACGCAAGTCGTGGCTGATCTGCGCGGTGCGGTAGACAACTGGCACTTCCACTTCGGCCCCTACGCCATCTCGCGCAGCCTCGAGCTCGACCACAACTTCACCGGTTTCCTTGAGGATCCAGTCAACGGAGACTCGACGCAGCAGCTCAACGACGCGCGCACGCTGGGCTTTCGCGCCTCTCTCCGGCGACAGATCAAGCTCCTGAACGAGCACGACAGCATCACCGTCGGCATCGCCGGACGCGATGACAGCATCGAGCAATCAGATCGCTTGCTGAGTCAGGTGACCCGTGAAGTGACCGCGTCGATCATCGACTCCGAAGTCCACACCCAGAGCGTTTCGGGCTACGTAGACCTGTCCGTGCGTCCGATCTCGCGCGTCGTGGTGCGCGGCGGCGGGCGCTGGGACGCCTTGTCGTTCGGTATCACCGACCACCTCAGAAACGACCAGACGCGCTCGGCTCAGGGCACGCACTTTGGCAAGAAGGGCACCATCGACGTCGCCGTGTTGCCTGGACTGCACGCGCTCTTGAGCTACGGCGAAGGGTTTCGCTCCCCTCAAGCGCGTAGCCTCGGCGCCGGTGAGCGAACACCGTTCACCGAGGTCAGCTCCTACGAGCTCGGCGTGCGCTATGTCGACGCCAAGCGCATCCGCGCGTCGATTGCGGCGTTTCACACGGACTTGAGCGATGACGTGGTGTTCCTCGAGTCGGTGGCGCGCAACGAGCCGGTCCCCGCGACGCAAAGGAACGGCGCCGTGATCGACTTCACCGCGGAACCGACTCCATGGTTCACCTCATCTTTCGGTGCAACGTACACGCGCGCGACGTTCACAGAGTCCGGCGGTGACTACTTGGAAGGTGCCCTCGTGCCCTTCGTACCCCAAGTCGTCGTACGCGACGATCTGGCGGTCAAGCCGACGCTGGGCAAGCTGTGGGGGCGGAGCCTGGTCGGCAGCTTCGGGGTGGGCATGACGTACCTCTACCGGCGGCCAATTCCCTACGGAGAGCTCGGCACCAATGTGTTCCTGATGGATGCGCGGGTCGCTGCGCGCTTGAAGGAAGTGGAGCTCAGCCTCGAGAGCTTCAACCTGCTCGACACGGATTGGAACGACGGCGAGTTCGTGTACCCGTCAAACTTCAATCAGGGCGCCTCCCCTTCGCTCTTACCAGTGCGCCACATCTCTGCGGGAGCGCCGCGCACCCTGATGGCGACGCTGACCCTCTTCATCTGA
- the xth gene encoding exodeoxyribonuclease III — MRVTCWNVNGVRSATRKGLVNWLQQDAPDFFALQEVRALPQQIPAELTALGLQAHWEPAERLGYSGVGWLGKVPFQPVELGLPGRFRIEGRASLVQCGALWLCSVYVPKGSGPQRDNSRLPYKLAFSRALRRKLRPLLVAGERVVVLGDFNAAHQEIDLERPKQNRENSGFLPEERRDFAAWLRAGFIDSFRAKQVERDGAARSGHYTWWSQRPGLREANVGWRIDYALVSPAAWPFVRRAFILPEVRGSDHCPLGVEFDRAVLKR; from the coding sequence CTGCGCGTCACCTGCTGGAACGTGAATGGTGTGCGCTCGGCGACGCGCAAGGGCCTCGTGAACTGGCTCCAGCAGGACGCACCGGATTTCTTTGCGCTGCAAGAGGTGCGTGCCTTGCCGCAGCAGATCCCCGCGGAGCTAACCGCGCTCGGGCTCCAGGCGCACTGGGAACCGGCGGAGCGGCTCGGATACAGCGGTGTCGGGTGGCTGGGTAAGGTTCCATTTCAGCCGGTGGAGCTCGGCCTGCCGGGGCGTTTCCGCATCGAGGGCCGGGCATCGCTTGTGCAGTGCGGTGCGCTCTGGCTCTGCTCGGTTTATGTTCCGAAGGGAAGCGGTCCTCAGCGCGACAACAGTCGCTTGCCCTACAAGCTGGCGTTTTCCCGGGCGCTACGTCGCAAGTTGCGGCCGCTGCTCGTCGCGGGAGAGCGAGTCGTGGTGTTGGGCGATTTCAACGCGGCCCATCAGGAGATCGACCTCGAGCGACCGAAGCAGAACCGGGAGAACAGCGGCTTCCTGCCTGAAGAGCGCCGAGACTTTGCCGCCTGGCTCAGGGCGGGCTTCATCGATAGCTTTCGCGCGAAACAAGTCGAGCGCGATGGAGCGGCCCGCTCGGGGCACTACACCTGGTGGAGTCAGCGTCCTGGTTTGCGCGAGGCGAACGTCGGGTGGCGGATTGATTACGCCCTCGTCAGCCCTGCAGCGTGGCCGTTCGTACGCCGTGCTTTCATCCTGCCTGAAGTTCGGGGTAGTGATCATTGCCCCCTCGGGGTGGAGTTCGATCGAGCGGTGCTCAAGCGGTAG
- a CDS encoding DUF2378 family protein, with amino-acid sequence MIPASDFDWGERVIDPAEAEAFAAQVEVTSRDRERIRRVLSEFPVACQVRGMFFQGLVDTIARSRTYEVAKELVKRGGVRTRFVPFSLMPHRDFYKLYFLASAVLYPGSPLETGFERIAEDFYPVFRSSMVGRTISAFIGSEPITVLERLAQAYRVSIPWNEHDVEAEGARGARWRCKVEPSDLYPATFRGIIRGTMQSHGVSEPTVDLVDSSRQGDAIRYVFAIQWS; translated from the coding sequence GTGATCCCTGCAAGCGACTTCGATTGGGGTGAACGCGTCATCGACCCTGCAGAAGCTGAGGCTTTCGCGGCCCAGGTCGAGGTGACGTCCCGCGACCGCGAGCGCATTCGCCGGGTGCTTTCAGAGTTCCCGGTCGCGTGTCAGGTGCGCGGCATGTTCTTCCAGGGGCTGGTGGATACCATCGCGCGTTCCCGCACCTACGAGGTGGCCAAAGAGCTGGTGAAGCGTGGAGGAGTGCGCACGCGCTTCGTCCCCTTCTCGCTCATGCCCCACCGCGACTTCTACAAGCTGTACTTTCTGGCGTCGGCTGTGCTGTACCCGGGCTCGCCCCTGGAGACCGGCTTCGAGCGCATCGCTGAGGATTTCTACCCGGTGTTTCGCTCGAGCATGGTCGGGCGAACGATCAGTGCCTTCATCGGCAGCGAGCCGATCACCGTGCTCGAGCGCCTAGCTCAAGCGTACCGAGTCTCAATCCCCTGGAACGAACACGACGTCGAGGCGGAGGGTGCCCGGGGTGCTCGCTGGCGCTGCAAGGTGGAGCCGAGCGACCTCTATCCAGCGACTTTCCGCGGCATCATCCGTGGGACGATGCAGAGCCACGGGGTGAGCGAGCCGACCGTCGACTTGGTGGATTCCAGTCGCCAGGGCGACGCGATCCGCTACGTGTTCGCGATTCAGTGGAGCTAG
- a CDS encoding pirin family protein, whose translation MATSPKFNSPILDSAPLGFQWPTVDPFLFCVHHDDAYPKGNADLGPDASLAGRNIGMDFEPKDGWRMYHGDVVPGFPQHPHRGFETVTLMRRGYIDHSDSLGATARFGHGDVQWMTAGKGIVHCEMFPLVKQDEANPAELFQIWLNLPAADKMVDPYFTMLWAEKIPTVTFKDEAGRETRVTVIAGKLGEAAPPAPPPNSWASRPDSDLNIWTITLAPGARWTLPPALETSHRLLYLFRGDSVEVAGQEVKPKRVLAVEPDAALELVNGSEETEILMLQGRPIGEPVANQGPFVMNTQAELRQAFADYRSTGFGGWPWKSSGPVHSREQGRFAKHPDGRHEEPGKASAAE comes from the coding sequence ATGGCAACGTCGCCCAAGTTCAACAGCCCAATCCTCGACAGCGCGCCCCTTGGCTTTCAGTGGCCGACGGTCGATCCGTTTCTGTTCTGTGTCCATCACGACGACGCGTACCCCAAGGGCAACGCCGACCTCGGTCCCGACGCGAGCCTCGCCGGTCGTAACATCGGGATGGACTTCGAACCCAAGGACGGCTGGCGCATGTATCACGGCGACGTCGTCCCGGGCTTTCCTCAGCATCCCCATCGTGGCTTCGAGACAGTGACGCTGATGCGGCGCGGTTACATCGATCACTCAGACTCGCTCGGCGCGACGGCACGCTTCGGACACGGCGACGTGCAGTGGATGACCGCGGGCAAGGGCATCGTGCACTGCGAGATGTTCCCCCTCGTCAAGCAAGATGAAGCCAACCCGGCAGAGCTGTTCCAAATCTGGCTGAACCTGCCCGCGGCCGACAAGATGGTCGACCCCTACTTCACCATGCTGTGGGCAGAAAAGATCCCCACGGTAACGTTCAAGGACGAAGCCGGAAGGGAGACCCGCGTCACCGTGATCGCGGGCAAGCTTGGGGAGGCAGCGCCCCCTGCGCCGCCACCGAATAGCTGGGCGAGCCGCCCGGATAGCGACTTGAACATCTGGACCATCACCCTCGCGCCAGGTGCTCGCTGGACCCTGCCGCCAGCGCTCGAGACCAGCCACCGCCTGCTCTATCTGTTCCGTGGGGATTCCGTTGAGGTGGCGGGTCAAGAGGTCAAGCCGAAGCGCGTGTTGGCGGTAGAGCCCGACGCGGCCCTGGAGCTCGTCAACGGAAGCGAAGAGACCGAGATCTTGATGCTGCAGGGGCGCCCGATCGGGGAGCCGGTGGCCAACCAAGGTCCCTTCGTGATGAATACGCAAGCGGAGCTCCGCCAAGCGTTCGCTGACTACCGGAGCACCGGCTTCGGTGGCTGGCCGTGGAAGTCTTCTGGCCCCGTGCATTCCCGGGAGCAAGGCCGCTTCGCCAAGCACCCCGATGGGCGCCACGAAGAGCCAGGCAAGGCCTCTGCGGCGGAATAG
- a CDS encoding High-affinity nickel transporter: MLSLVAGLAGGAIHALSGPDHLAAVAPLALGNRRSGLLAGLDWGMGHGAGVIVIGAIALLARDTLSIHLISGWSEFGVGFLLLSLGAWAGWKGYQAWRSRGEFEHGHQHRKRGATFGVGALHGSAGASHLIGILPATGLSTMGAATYLAAYFLGATLAMMVIGSLAGELANRGGWKLRPILMFGAAAVACVVGMGWIVSGWPA; this comes from the coding sequence ATGCTGAGCCTCGTCGCAGGACTCGCTGGTGGTGCGATTCACGCGCTTTCTGGCCCGGATCACCTAGCGGCGGTCGCACCGCTAGCGCTGGGGAACCGCCGTTCGGGTCTGCTCGCTGGGCTCGACTGGGGTATGGGCCACGGCGCGGGGGTGATCGTGATCGGAGCGATCGCGCTGCTCGCTCGAGACACCCTCTCGATTCACCTGATCAGCGGTTGGTCGGAGTTCGGTGTTGGTTTCCTGCTGTTGTCTCTGGGCGCGTGGGCAGGTTGGAAGGGCTACCAAGCGTGGCGGAGTCGTGGCGAGTTCGAGCACGGCCATCAGCATCGCAAACGCGGCGCCACCTTCGGAGTTGGGGCGCTCCACGGCTCTGCGGGCGCGAGTCATTTGATCGGCATCCTGCCTGCCACGGGGCTTTCAACGATGGGTGCCGCGACTTACCTCGCGGCGTACTTCCTCGGGGCAACTCTCGCCATGATGGTCATCGGTAGCCTAGCTGGTGAACTCGCCAATCGCGGGGGCTGGAAGCTCAGGCCGATCTTGATGTTTGGTGCGGCCGCGGTAGCGTGCGTCGTCGGCATGGGGTGGATCGTCAGCGGCTGGCCCGCCTGA